Genomic DNA from Gorilla gorilla gorilla isolate KB3781 chromosome 13, NHGRI_mGorGor1-v2.1_pri, whole genome shotgun sequence:
CCTCCTGGGAATGATGGGTGGTTCTGTATCCTGGGGTCTTCAATGGGACCAGCAGCAGAAGTTCTGATTAGTGCCTCTGAAGAGGGTGTGAACAAGTCCCCAGGTGCTTGAGGGCACAAACTCACTgcacacacatagacataaacACAGGCATACGCTTGAATGCCTGCACACCGGGGGCTCCAGAGACACaggtacacatatgtacacatccAGCCATAGGCACACACGTggtcatgcacacacacacacacaagcaaacaCACCAAGGGGCTCTGAGTGGTTGGTTTCATCTTCACTGGACCCACACTGGGGGCCTTCTTGACTCTGATACCTCACTGGGGCCCCACTGGTTCCGAGCAGAACCCCTGTATCCCTCCCCACTGCCTCTGAATCCCTGagtcctctccctcccttctcttccacAGCCCATCTGTGAACACATGGTAGAGTCTCCAACCTGTTCCCAGATGTCCAACCTGGTCTGCGGCACTGATGGGCTCACATACGAATGAATGCCAGCTCTGCTTGGCCCGGATGTAAGTCTGCCCCACAACCCCTGCTTGCTTGGGTGGGCCCCATCTCTGGTGCATAGTCTGAAAGGAGCAAGACTTGACCTGCTTCTTCCTTCATACATGCTTGACCTGAGAAGAGTCCTCCAACATGTGCCCCTAATAGAATGAGTGCCAGATTAACTCAAGGCACATGGTTCCAAGCAGAAATCTAGAAGCTGGTGGTGGGTAGGGAGCAGGGGCAGAAACCATTTTCCTTGTTCTGCCCTGATTGACTAGGTGACCTCATCTGTTTTTTCATTCGTCTAGCcagcaattatttattgagcatttactatgtgctaggcactggggctAGAACAGAGCCTAAGTTAGACAGCATCACTGGCCTCCTGGAACATACAATTGGTGTAAGGGGGAAGCCAGGCTGATAGTCAGCCAATTGcagcacagaatttttttttttttttttttttgagacagactctcactgtcacgcaggctggagtgcagtggcacgatcttggctcattgcaacctccgcctcctgggttcaagtattctcctgcctcagcctcccgaatagctgggattacaggtgcccaccaccacacctggctaatttttttttgtgtgtgtatttttagtagacatggggtttcaccatgttggccaggctggtctcgaactcccaatctcaagtgatccgcccgcctcagcctcccaaagtgctaggattacaggcatgagccaccgtgcccggccttcagCACAGAATTCTAAGGGATCAGTGGGGCACACAGGAATAAGTAGAAATTAGCTAGGAAAAAGGAGCAAGGGAAGATAATTCCAAGTAGATGAGTTTGAAAAGGTCTACAAGGAAAAGTTTACATTTGAGGAAATATAAGAAGTTGGACATGTTGGAGTATAAAGCTTAAGGGAGAATCAGGGAGAGGCAAGAAGTGAGTCCAGAGAGATGAGCAGGGCTAGAACATGACCTCCCTACATCAGATCACCTATTGGCtcttagtttcttcatcagtaaaaccCATCTTCTATGATCCTGAGAACTAAATGAGACCATGGAAGTGAAGAAAGTCCTCGGAAGCTGCAAAGCTCTGGATAGACGTGAAAGTTTGTATTTGAGGAAATATAAGGAACATCAGGATGTTGTCCTAGCTTAGAGAAAGACTCATGGTTAGGAGGTACATTGGGAGTGGAATTGACAGGCTTGGTATGTGACTGGATGTAAAGGCTGAGGGGAAGGAGGCAGCATACTGGTTTCTGATTTGTGGGCTTGGGTGGCCAGTGGTTCCATGGGCTGAGATGGGTGGTTTGGGGGTCTGTACCAGTTCTGTGGGGGGGCAGTGATGTTTGTGGACAGTTGAGCCCCTAGGACATCCCACTGGATACAGACAACTGCATGAACAGGCAGGACATAGGTCCGAGCTGGAGACAGATTTGGCAGCCATCAGCATGTGCTGGTGGTTGAAACCCCAGGAAGTTGAAATCCCCCAGGGGGAGGGTGTGCAAAAAAGGAAAAGCTGTAGAAGGATGTGCCCATGGATCCTTGGGATCTGCCCTGTATCCATACACTGCATATGTGGGCGACGCTCAGCAGGATGTCTGGATGGACTATGCCAGGTCCCTGAATGGTACACTACAGCTCCTGAGAAGGTAGCCTCATGCCTGTCTTCTTTGATCCTAGAAAAACCAAACAGGACATCCAGATCATGAAAGATGGCAAATGCTGATCCCACAGGAGCACCTCAAGCCATGAAGTgtcaggctggagaacagtggtgggCATGGAGAGGATATGACATGAAATAAAAGATCCAGCCCAACTGAGTGAAGTGGTCAGTATCTCTGGGGACACTGGTTGCAGAGGGGATAGGAGGTGGATCTTGCATTGTCACCTCTACTCTGAATTTGATGTCCAGCTTCTCTCCATCCCTCTGGTGCTCCTCAACCCTGTCACATGTCCCCTCAGAGGTCCCAGTTATCTTCTGCCAGCCTGAGAGGCCAGTCCCTGACCCCAGGATGCTGCCTAGTACTCCTGTCTGCCCCAGCCTGGACTATCATTCAGGCCAAGAACCTAGGTGAGATCTGTATCCTCTGCCACTGCTGGGGTGCACGGCCCAGCCTCAGAAAGCCTCTGTGAAatcaggaacagtggctcatacctataatcccagcactttgggaggctaagggtgGCAGGATCGcttcaggccagcctgggcaacatcgcaagactgtctttacaatttttttttttttaaattagccaggcttggtggcatgcacctgtagtcccagctattcaggaggctgaggtgggggggattgcttgagcccaggaagtcgaggctgcagtgacccatgatcgcatcactgcactccagcctgagcgacaaagtgaaaccctgcctcaaaaaagaaaaaaaaagctttgtgaGAGTCATCCTGTGCCCCCCATGGCTTCCTCCTGGGTTGTGCCAGCACACCAAGGCATGTACACACAGACACGTGGCACAGCAATGGCTGATATTCAGGCAGTGTACACACTACAGCTGAACTGCTTGTTGTAACATTGAACTAGGTTTTTCACAATCGAAAACAGGTGATGCCCCAAGCCCTTTGAGTGCCCCCCCCATACCCTAGCCACCCAGATTGTCCCCTGGAAACACCTGGGTCTCTCGGTGTCCATGGTCTGGGGTTAATTCCTGGCACTGTGGGATGATTTCCAGATGCTGCTCTGCTCTTTTGGTCAACATCTGCTCTGACTGGTTGTCAAATATTCTGACATTAGACACAGCCCCAGGCACGTCCTGCACACGTGCACTCACACAATGTCCCACAGGGACACGCAGCGTTCAGAATTGTCACCACAGACAGAGACCCCCTCCTGTGGTATATGTTGAATACCTCCTCTTTTGGCCAAAGCCCCTAGGCAGAGCCTCTTGATAATGGTGGCAGGAGAAAGGGGTATGGAGAGAGGCCTGGGCAGGTGAGAGCAGTTTCACACAGACTCTGAATCCTGCTGCAGAGTGGGCAGAAAGGGCAGGAAATGCTCTGTAGAAGACACATGTCTGAGAGAATGGGCACAGGAAGGCAGGAAGCTACTTTCTCTTGGACCACTGGAATGGGAACACTGAGCAGGAATTGTTGCTGATAGATTTGCAGGTGGCAGGCCTAGGAGGCCATCTATGAATAAGGCCTTCTACTGGGACTGATTCATACCTGTTTCATACCTGCATATGAATGATGTAGGATTAAGTTTGGCTGTGAGAGGcagaaaacccaaaataacaGTGACTTATAGCCAGAACTTCATTTCTCCTACACATAGACCTATGTAGTATGACAACTCCATGCTCCCCTATTTTGTTACTCTGACATCCGCATCACAGTTTCTACCTCAGGTCCAAGACAGCTATTCCAACCACAGCCATCACATCTGCATTCTAGGCCACAGAGAGAAAGGGCATGCCACTTGCCTCTGAAGACATTTCCCATAAGACGTACACACTCTGTATAAACCACATTAGCTAAAATGTAGTCTCATGGCCTTCTGAGCAGGGAGACTGAGAAATACAGTCTATCTGCTTGGCCATGCATTAAACTAAAAATTAGTTCACTTTTTGTAGGAGGAGAAAGTGGATATTGGTGACATCTAAAAGTTTCTGCCCTAAGTGGGACACCCCTCTTATACCCAAGTGGCATAGCCCAGCCAAGCATCTCATCAGTGACCCTTCCTTCCCAGGCTTCTACTCAGTATCTGAGGAATCAGAGATTAAGCCTGaacaatgtgccaggcaccaccTGGAAGGAATACCTAATTTACCACTTACAGATGTGGACTCTGTGGCCCCCTCTCTGGGAACTACCCCAAAACCTAAGTGTTGGCCCCTAAAGACCTTATGTGTGGCATGAGACCCTGCTGCCCTGGCCATTGCTGATTAGCCAAAAGATTCTTCCCCAGGATCTTTCAAATTAGAAACAAGCAAACAGAGGCAGTTCCCCTCTGGCACTGAAGTTGTAGGATGAGCAACACAGGGGTTGTCAGCAGTCACATGTCCTGCTTTGTGGAAGAAGGAGGAATGAGAGGATGATGCAGGCATGCAGAGGCAGAGTGACTACAGGCAGTGTTTGAGTTCCTGAAGCCCGGCTGCCTTTGACCTTCCCAAAATTACATGGGATAACTTGATATCATGACCATAAAGTTTCTATTTTGCCCAGTCTCTTTGGAATTAGGCTTctggttctttctctttctttccttttttttttccttccttccttcctttttcttctttctttcttcctttttttctttctcctttttctttcttctttcttttctttctttttgagatggagttttgctcttgttgcccaggctggagtgcaatggtgcaatctcggctcactgccaacctccgcctcccaggttcaagcaattctcctgcctcagcctcctgagtagttgggattacaggcatgcgccattatgcctggctaattttgtatttttagtagagatgggatttctccatgttggtcaggctggtcttgaactctcaacctcaggtgatccacctgcctcagcctcccaaagtgctggaattacaggcgtgagccactgtgcccggcttggCTTCTGGTACTTTTGACAAAGGTCCTGACTACTATATGAAGGAGTCTCAGAAGAGGTAACCTTTAAGTTGTGCCTTGAAGGATAAGTAGAAACCATTAACTAAATAGACAATGtcgaggccgggcacggtggcccacgcctgtaatccaatcactttgggaggccaagacagacagattgcttaagctcaggagttcgagaccagcctggccaacatggcaagaccctgtctctaccaaaaacacaaaaaattagccgggcatggtggcacgcacctgtggtcccagctactcgggaggctgaggtgggaggatcacttgagcccaggaggtggaggttgcagtgagcagagatcaagccactgcactctagcctgggcaagagagcaagaacccatctcaaaaaaaacaaaaacaaaaaacaaacaaacaaaaaacaatgtggGAGAGTCCTTCCAGCCCTGAGGCCGAAGAATTCGTTTGTGGGAGCACACATTCCCATCTGTTCTCCCTGTGGTAAGACTTACCATGTCCCAGGCAAGTGGGCACCTGAGAAGGGGTGCTGTCTCCCCTTCTCACGGGAGAAGAAGGGGTGCTGTCTCCCCTTCTCACGGGAGAAGAAGGGGTGCTGTCTCCCCTTCTCACGGGAGAAGAAGGGGTGCTGTCTCCCCTTCTCACGGGAGAAGAAGGGGTGCTGTCTCCCCTTCTCACGGGAGAAGAAGGGGTGCTGTCTCCCCTTCTCACGGGAGAAGAAGGGGTGCTCTCTCCCCTTCTCACGGGAGAAGAAGGGGTGCTCTCTCCCCTTCTCACGGGAGAAGAAGGGGTGCTCTCTCCCCTTCTCACGGGAGAAGAAGGGGTGCTCTCTCCCCTTCTCACGGGAGAAGAAGGGGTGCTCTCTCCCCTTCTCACGGGAGAAGAAGGGGTGCTCTCTCCCCTTCTCACGGGAGAAGAGTTTCACAGCCAGAAACCCCTTGGATGAGCAGATCTGCGTGGGTGGGGCCTGTGCAATCACCTATCACATCTGCCCAGCAGTCCATGCATTAGGGCCTCTTTTCTCGACCCTTAAGACAATAAAGGCTGTTAAGGCTGTAAATTCCAATGCTGACAGAGATTCTGAGGCCAAATGCAGCTATAGAAGTTTCACtattgatgtgtgcattcaacattCATttgttctacaaatatttattgaggtctTACTATATACAAGACAATATGCTTGAAATAATGCTGTTACCAAGATAAAGAAGCTCCTTCACCCAAGGAACCCTGGTGTTAAAGGCAAAGATTAACCAAATAATCCCACAAGTAAACTATCATGGACTATGTAAATGCTGTGAAAGAAATGTATGGGAAGCCGAGAGAGGATCCCACCTGGGGGCTGGACAGGGTCTCAAGACAGTAGGTGAGGGTTCTCCATGCAAGAGACATGTGAGTTGAATTCTGAAGGATGAACAAAAGTCACCTATACAAGGGTAGGGTTGGAGGAAGGAAGGTGAGGAGCTGTTCAAGCAGACGTAGTAGCAGGAGCAAAGACCCCCAGGCAGGAGAGGGTGCAGTGCATCTGAGGACCTGAAAGAAAAGTGGCTGACAGCAGACAGCCAACAAATGAGGGGGTTGAGATGGGAGAAGGCATGGGGTAAAGACTTTTGCCTCTATAATAAGAGAAAGTGAGCCATTGGAGGGTTCTAAGCAGGGGACTGACATGGCAAGATTTGCACTTCATGATCACTCGGGCTGCTCTAAAGAAAATGAACTAGAGCAGAGAGGAAGTGGGAGctagagggagaggcagaggaaaagaggaaaaaaatcagagaatggGCCTGTGCAACCCTGTGTTGGTTGAGAGGCAGTACGGTAGAGGTGAAAAGCACTGGCTCTGAAACCAAACCGCCCAGCTTTGTGTCTTGGCTTTGCCGCTTACTCTACAACCTTGCGCTAATGACCTAAgttctctcagtttcctcatctctaaaataaggaTATCTGTCTACCTCTCAAGttatgtaagaattaaatgactaATATATATGAATAGTTTAGAACGGTGTTCGGCAGTTTGGTGCACAGTAACTTCTCATTAAATGTTGTGGCCCACGCCACACAGCTATCACACAAAAATAGATCAATACTGAACCACTCTGATTAAAGTTGGGGTGCGGTGGGCTGGGACCTGAGCCTTGTCCACAAGTCTACCTCTACTACCTTGTCTGAGGTCTTAACCCGCCCAGTCCTGAATTCCTGGGACTTCAACGACTCTCTCTCTGCCAAATGATGTGGGTCTTTAGGTAGAGTTATAGCACAAAGGGCTACTATCAATGTTATTAAGCATAAATTATGACTAGAGCCACAAAATGATTTCCTCattaatccaaaaaaaaaaaaaaaaaagcaaaccactCTTCTACTTTATGATGAGCACATaaacagtgtttttattttctttttatttatttacttttacttacttaaatttttagagatggggtcttactatgttgcccagactagactcaaactcctgggctcaagtgatcctctagcctcagcctcccaagtagctgggactacaggaaggagctactgcacctgactcaattttttttttttttgagatggagtctcactctgtgacctaggctggagtgcaggggcgtaatctcggctcacagcaacctctacctcccaggttcaaatgattcttgtgcctcagcctccccagcagctgggattataggcacatgccactacgccaagctaattttttttttttttttaaagcagaatggggttttgctatgttgcctgggctggtctcaaactcctggcctcaagtgatctgcccgcctcagcctcccaaagtgctgggattataggcatgagctgctgcgccaggccttaattttttaaaaacaatgatggggtgggggtgggggacagtcCACAAAATGGATAGAACAGCTGTGAAGGAAATATAGAACTCAGAAGGATATGGTTAACAAAAATGCCTTTGAAGGAAGCACATGTCACTCCTGAGAAGTTTATGGTTGGCTTCACCACCTGC
This window encodes:
- the SPINK4 gene encoding LOW QUALITY PROTEIN: serine protease inhibitor Kazal-type 4 (The sequence of the model RefSeq protein was modified relative to this genomic sequence to represent the inferred CDS: inserted 2 bases in 1 codon), with amino-acid sequence MAIRQWVITLALAALLVVDREVPVAAGNLPFSRMPICEHMVESPTCSQMSNLVCGTDGLTYXNECQLCLARIKTKQDIQIMKDGKC